One Bradyrhizobium sp. CCGB12 genomic window carries:
- the gltB gene encoding glutamate synthase large subunit, which yields MNGSQFERANIVAEELSATVASKTTDPIQEHNSRPKAEGLYDPSLEKDSCGVGFIANIKGRKSHEIVADALNILCNLEHRGAVGADPRAGDGAGILVQIPHAFFSRKAGELGFKLPAPGEYAIGALFMPRDTAWRNVIKSIIADQIKEEGLTLLGWRDVPTDNSSLGVTVKPTEPACMQVFIGRNGTAKTEDDFERRLYILRKSISQAIYQRRDRGLAGYYPCSLSCRTVIYKGMFLADQLGKYYPDLHEKDFESALALVHQRFSTNTFPAWSLAHPYRMIAHNGEINTLRGNVNWMAARQASVSSELYGKEINRLWPISYEGQSDTACFDNALEFLVQGGYSLPHAVMMMIPEAWAGNPLMDEKRRAFYEYHAALMEPWDGPAAIAFTDGRQIGATLDRNGLRPARYLVTKDDRIVMASEMGVLTIPEDQIITKWRLQPGKMLLVDLEQGRLIPDDEIKAELAKSHPYKEWLERTQIVLEELPKVPTTGVRSNLSLLDRQQAFGYSQEDVTILMTPMAATGEEAAGSMGNDTPISALSDKAKPLFTYFKQNFAQVTNPPIDPIREELVMSLVSIIGPRPNLFDLQGMATTKRLEVRQPILTDADLEKIRSISDVAESHFKSRTLDTTFHAGLGAAGMDQVLDELCARAEAAVREGVNIIILSDRMVGTDRVPIPALLACAAVHHHLIRVGLRTSVGLVVESGEPREVHHFACLAGYGAEAINPYLAFETIIAMKDRLPGSLDDYEIVKRYIKSIGKGLLKVMSKMGISTYQSYCGAQIFDAVGLKADFVAKFFAGTHTRVEGVGLGEIAEEAVRRHADAFGEAQVYKSALDVGGEYAYRSRGEDHAWTAESVSLLQHAARGNSQERYRAFAKILNEQSERLLTLRGLFRIKNADEEKRKPVALDQVEPAKDIVKRFATGAMSFGSISREAHTTLAIAMNRIGGKSNTGEGGEEADRFKPMPNGDSMRSAIKQVASGRFGVTTEYLVNSDMMQIKMAQGAKPGEGGQLPGHKVDATIAKVRHSTPGVGLISPPPHHDIYSIEDLAQLIYDLKNVNPTGDVSVKLVSEIGVGTVAAGVAKARADHVTIAGFEGGTGASPLTSIKHAGSPWEIGLAETHQTLVRERLRSRIVVQVDGGFRTGRDVVIGALLGADEFGFATAPLIAAGCIMMRKCHLNTCPVGVATQDPVLRKRFTGQPEHVINYFFFVAEEVREIMASLGFRTFNEMVGQVQLLDQTRLVAHWKAKGLDFSKLFVKQKEEKGQKIYHSERQNHHLEAVLDRTLIEKATPALDRGAPVKIEAAINSTNRSAGAMLSGAVAKIYGHAGLPHDTIHVGLKGTAGQAFGAWLAQGVTFELEGEANDYVGKGLSGGKIIVKPPANSGIVPEESIIVGNTVMYGAIQGECYFRGVAGERFAVRNSGAVAVVEGAGDHCCEYMTGGIVVVLGKTGRNFAAGMSGGIAYVLDETGGFDKLCNLSMVELEPVLSEELINAGTYNHSGDLESHGRVDVFKNLLDSDVERLHVLISRHAKATGSKRAADILANWKEWLPKFRKVMPVEYRRALREMAANADAEPKIAIGA from the coding sequence ATGAACGGGTCGCAATTCGAGCGCGCAAACATCGTGGCAGAAGAGCTGTCGGCGACGGTCGCCTCGAAAACGACCGATCCGATTCAGGAACATAATTCGCGCCCCAAAGCCGAAGGCCTCTACGATCCGAGCCTCGAGAAGGATTCCTGCGGTGTCGGCTTCATCGCCAACATCAAGGGCAGGAAGTCGCACGAGATCGTCGCGGACGCGCTCAACATCCTCTGCAACCTCGAGCATCGCGGCGCGGTCGGCGCCGACCCGCGCGCCGGAGACGGCGCCGGCATTCTGGTGCAGATCCCGCACGCCTTCTTCAGCCGCAAGGCCGGGGAGCTCGGCTTCAAGCTGCCGGCGCCCGGCGAATACGCCATCGGCGCGCTGTTCATGCCGCGCGACACCGCCTGGCGCAACGTCATCAAGAGCATCATCGCCGACCAGATCAAGGAAGAGGGCCTGACGCTGCTCGGCTGGCGCGACGTGCCGACCGACAATTCCTCGCTCGGCGTCACCGTGAAGCCGACCGAGCCGGCCTGCATGCAGGTGTTCATCGGGCGCAACGGCACCGCCAAGACCGAGGACGACTTCGAGCGCCGGCTCTACATCCTGCGCAAGTCGATCTCGCAGGCGATCTACCAGCGCCGCGACCGCGGCCTTGCCGGCTATTATCCCTGCTCGCTGTCGTGCCGCACCGTGATCTACAAGGGCATGTTCCTCGCCGACCAGCTCGGCAAGTACTATCCCGACCTGCACGAGAAGGATTTTGAGAGCGCGCTCGCACTCGTGCACCAGCGCTTCTCGACCAACACTTTCCCGGCCTGGTCGCTGGCGCATCCCTATCGCATGATCGCGCACAACGGCGAGATCAACACGCTGCGCGGCAACGTCAACTGGATGGCGGCGCGGCAGGCCTCAGTGAGCTCCGAGCTCTACGGCAAGGAGATCAACCGGCTCTGGCCGATCTCCTATGAGGGACAGTCCGACACCGCCTGCTTCGACAACGCGCTCGAATTCCTGGTGCAGGGCGGCTACTCGCTGCCGCACGCCGTGATGATGATGATTCCGGAGGCGTGGGCCGGCAATCCCCTGATGGATGAGAAGCGCCGCGCCTTCTACGAATATCACGCCGCGCTGATGGAGCCGTGGGACGGCCCCGCCGCGATCGCCTTCACCGACGGCCGCCAGATCGGCGCCACGCTCGACCGCAACGGCCTGCGGCCGGCGCGCTATCTCGTGACCAAGGACGACCGCATCGTGATGGCGTCCGAGATGGGCGTGCTGACGATCCCCGAGGACCAGATCATCACCAAGTGGCGCTTGCAGCCCGGCAAGATGCTGCTGGTCGACCTCGAGCAGGGCCGCCTGATCCCCGACGACGAGATCAAGGCCGAGCTTGCCAAGAGCCATCCCTACAAGGAGTGGCTGGAGCGGACCCAGATCGTGCTGGAAGAGCTGCCGAAGGTGCCGACGACAGGCGTGCGCTCGAACCTGTCCCTGCTCGACCGCCAGCAGGCGTTCGGCTACAGCCAGGAAGACGTCACCATCCTGATGACGCCGATGGCGGCCACCGGCGAGGAAGCCGCGGGCTCGATGGGCAACGACACGCCGATCTCGGCGCTGTCGGACAAGGCCAAGCCGCTGTTCACCTACTTCAAGCAGAACTTCGCGCAGGTCACCAACCCGCCGATCGACCCGATCCGCGAGGAGCTGGTGATGAGCCTCGTCTCCATCATCGGACCGCGGCCGAACTTGTTCGATCTCCAGGGCATGGCCACCACCAAGCGCCTCGAAGTGCGCCAGCCGATCCTGACCGACGCCGATCTGGAAAAGATCCGCTCGATCTCCGACGTGGCCGAATCGCACTTCAAGTCGCGCACGCTCGACACCACCTTCCACGCCGGTCTCGGCGCAGCCGGCATGGACCAGGTGCTCGACGAGCTCTGCGCGCGTGCGGAAGCCGCCGTCCGCGAGGGCGTCAACATTATCATCCTGTCCGACCGCATGGTCGGCACCGACCGGGTGCCGATCCCGGCCCTGCTGGCCTGCGCCGCCGTGCATCATCATCTGATCCGCGTCGGACTGCGCACCTCGGTCGGCCTCGTCGTCGAATCCGGCGAGCCGCGCGAAGTGCATCACTTTGCCTGTCTTGCCGGCTACGGCGCCGAAGCGATCAATCCCTATCTTGCGTTCGAGACCATCATCGCGATGAAGGACCGCCTGCCCGGCTCGCTCGACGACTACGAGATCGTCAAGCGCTACATCAAGTCGATCGGCAAGGGCCTGCTCAAGGTGATGTCCAAGATGGGCATCTCGACCTACCAGTCATATTGCGGCGCGCAGATTTTTGACGCGGTCGGTCTCAAGGCTGATTTCGTCGCCAAGTTCTTCGCCGGTACGCATACCCGCGTCGAGGGCGTCGGCCTTGGCGAGATCGCGGAGGAGGCGGTGCGCCGCCATGCCGACGCGTTTGGCGAGGCACAGGTCTACAAGAGCGCGCTCGACGTCGGCGGCGAATATGCCTACCGCAGCCGCGGCGAGGACCATGCCTGGACCGCCGAGTCGGTGTCGCTGCTCCAGCACGCCGCGCGCGGCAATTCGCAGGAGCGCTACCGCGCCTTCGCAAAAATCCTCAACGAGCAGTCTGAGCGGCTTCTGACGCTGCGCGGCCTGTTCCGGATCAAGAACGCGGACGAAGAGAAGCGCAAGCCTGTAGCCCTCGACCAGGTCGAGCCGGCCAAGGACATCGTCAAGCGCTTCGCCACGGGTGCGATGAGCTTCGGCTCGATCTCGCGCGAGGCACACACCACGCTCGCGATCGCCATGAACCGGATCGGCGGCAAGTCGAACACCGGCGAGGGTGGCGAGGAAGCCGACCGCTTCAAGCCGATGCCGAACGGCGATTCCATGCGCTCGGCGATCAAGCAGGTCGCCTCTGGCCGCTTCGGCGTCACCACGGAGTATCTCGTCAACTCCGACATGATGCAGATCAAGATGGCGCAGGGCGCCAAGCCCGGCGAAGGCGGCCAGCTGCCCGGCCACAAGGTCGACGCGACCATCGCCAAGGTCCGGCACTCGACGCCGGGCGTCGGCCTGATCTCGCCGCCGCCGCACCACGACATCTACTCGATCGAGGATCTGGCGCAGCTCATCTACGACCTCAAGAACGTCAACCCGACCGGTGACGTCTCGGTCAAGCTCGTCTCCGAGATCGGCGTCGGCACGGTGGCCGCGGGCGTCGCCAAGGCGCGCGCCGACCATGTCACCATCGCGGGCTTCGAGGGCGGCACCGGTGCTTCGCCGCTGACCTCGATCAAGCACGCCGGCTCCCCGTGGGAGATCGGCCTCGCCGAAACCCATCAGACGCTGGTGCGCGAGCGGCTGCGCAGCCGCATCGTGGTCCAGGTCGACGGCGGCTTCCGCACCGGCCGTGACGTCGTGATCGGCGCGCTGCTGGGTGCCGATGAGTTCGGCTTCGCCACTGCACCGCTGATCGCGGCAGGCTGCATCATGATGCGCAAGTGCCACCTCAACACCTGTCCGGTCGGTGTTGCGACGCAGGATCCGGTGCTGCGCAAGCGCTTCACCGGCCAGCCCGAGCACGTCATCAACTATTTCTTCTTCGTCGCGGAAGAAGTCCGCGAGATCATGGCGAGCCTCGGCTTCCGCACCTTCAACGAGATGGTCGGCCAGGTTCAGCTGCTCGACCAGACCAGGCTGGTTGCGCACTGGAAGGCCAAGGGCCTCGACTTCTCAAAACTGTTCGTCAAGCAGAAGGAAGAGAAGGGTCAGAAGATCTATCACTCCGAGCGCCAGAACCATCATCTGGAAGCGGTGCTCGACCGCACGCTGATCGAGAAGGCGACGCCTGCGCTCGACCGCGGCGCGCCGGTGAAGATCGAAGCCGCAATCAACAGCACCAACCGCTCCGCGGGCGCGATGCTGTCGGGCGCGGTCGCCAAGATCTACGGCCATGCCGGCCTGCCGCACGACACGATCCATGTCGGTCTCAAGGGCACCGCCGGCCAGGCTTTCGGCGCGTGGCTGGCGCAGGGCGTCACCTTCGAGCTCGAAGGCGAAGCCAACGACTATGTCGGCAAGGGCCTCTCGGGCGGCAAGATCATCGTCAAGCCGCCTGCCAACAGCGGCATCGTGCCGGAAGAAAGCATCATCGTCGGCAACACCGTGATGTACGGCGCCATTCAAGGCGAGTGCTACTTCCGTGGTGTCGCCGGCGAGCGCTTCGCCGTGCGCAACTCGGGTGCGGTGGCGGTCGTCGAAGGCGCCGGCGATCATTGCTGTGAATACATGACAGGCGGCATCGTGGTCGTGCTCGGCAAGACCGGGCGCAACTTCGCGGCCGGCATGTCCGGCGGCATCGCCTATGTGCTCGACGAGACCGGTGGCTTCGACAAGCTGTGCAACCTCAGCATGGTCGAGCTCGAGCCGGTGCTGTCGGAAGAGCTGATCAACGCCGGCACCTACAATCATTCAGGTGACCTCGAGTCGCACGGCCGGGTCGACGTGTTCAAGAACCTGCTCGATTCCGACGTCGAGCGCCTCCACGTCCTGATCTCGCGCCATGCGAAAGCAACCGGCTCCAAGCGCGCCGCCGACATCCTTGCCAATTGGAAGGAATGGCTGCCCAAATTCCGCAAGGTGATGCCGGTCGAATACCGGCGCGCGCTGCGCGAAATGGCCGCCAACGCGGACGCCGAGCCGAAAATCGCGATCGGGGCGTAA